In one window of Gammaproteobacteria bacterium DNA:
- a CDS encoding carboxy-S-adenosyl-L-methionine synthase CmoA: MSDPNPQGRGGLERDEVYARPRQDLVEFSFDEEVARVFPDMIRRSVPGYETLNGLLGVLAERYVLAGTNIY, encoded by the coding sequence ATGAGTGATCCGAACCCACAGGGGCGGGGCGGCCTCGAACGCGACGAGGTGTACGCCCGACCGCGGCAGGACCTCGTCGAATTTTCCTTCGACGAGGAGGTCGCGCGCGTCTTCCCGGACATGATTCGTCGTTCGGTCCCTGGATACGAGACCCTGAACGGGCTGCTCGGTGTGCTGGCCGAACGCTATGTCCTCGCCGGAACGAACATCTACGA